CGCttcatgaattttcatttgattttggtttcaaaattcaaagtgcaatattaattatttcaattgattcaACTCCTATTTTCGGTGTCTGTatcttcaattcaatatcaaccTTCTCAAATCTGAATTGATCTTTTAACATTTTTCATCTTCAGTGGACAAAATTGAACTAAACTAAATTACTAAACTAGAATCATTCAAGTTTAGGAGTGAACATAGCCTTCAGGCTATCTGTGAATTAAGAAGAAAAGACGTTTTTGACTTCTTGTTTCTGtgttaataatgaatttataattaatttcgtGAATAAATCAATGATTATTGCACTTCTAGTGGGTATCTGCTCTATCCGCTCTGCTCTATCCTGGATCTAAGAAATGCCATCTTGGTATAATTATTCCCTCAATCTCTTTACAATCTCTTTGTGCCTTTTCTACCATTGTAGATCATAATATTTAAACATTGGCATTTGAGCTTCTAATAAGTATGGGAGAATTCTATGGTTTTAATGTACCGGTATCAATGCTGAGAGTTGAATTTAGTTAGCATACACCAACACAATAATACACACTCTTATCAAGTTACACGGTTATACCTACAGATAATGCTTATCATTGTCTTTACTTGATACTAGATACTTGTCTTTACTAGTAAACTTAAAATCAgaacttaatttttatttttctaccaACCTTTGTTCTCAGAAATTCCTTGAGCCCTTGGTTCCTCAAAAGTTTGTGGTAATAATTGGCAGCTTTCACTCGAGTCTGTTGCATTTTTATTGAAGCTAATACTGGGATCCTCATGGCTTGTATCTACAAATTGTGATTCTTCTCCATTATCAATATTGCTTTCATTGATTGCTTGTTCATCCCGAGAGATCTTGTTCATGTCCAAGAGATCTTCAGCAAATGGAGTGTCAGTAGTAGGATCAATCGCGGATATCTGGAATGAAAGGACAAGCAATGAATTTGAATCTTAGCTTTAGAATCTCTAAATTTTTCCTATATTGATTATCTACAGGCCTACATATTTATTGCTACAACAATGATGCCACACAATTTATTAGTATAGTTATCATGAGAATCGATATGAAAATAAGATTGCAATACCCAGTCAAACTTGACAAAACATTTGCAGATGATTACTGTGATTTAATCAGAAATTTCTCTCACCTCTTTTGTCCCTGAGGAGTCTGAAGAGAATAATACATCAAGGTTGTTGTTGTAATCAGGATCTTTTTCAGGGTCATCAGCACAATCTTCATCTGACACACTGGCGCCTGGAGGTGGAGTGTCATCTGCCAAGTCCTCAACTTGGTATACTTCATGATCTGTAACAagagaaatcaattttatattataattggtTCGTAAAGCTTTGAAGAGTACGCTATGAAGAATAATCCAATGAATTATATGCATTTCATACTGTACTTTAAACAATTAAAGTTCCTTCTCTgatacttattcaattcaatcaactcCATTATTATAATGTTGCTTGATTGTAAGATGataatgagaaattgaaatactCAATTAGGGCTGCTGAATAATCGTatggaatatattatttaaaggGTGCtttgatttttatatattttataggaTGATAATGAGCCATTCATTCTAAAGAGCCCTtggataaatagataaaattgtTACTAACAAAAAACTGTTTTCTGACATTATTGTCATTTCTGATACTTACTTAGCTTGCTGTAAACAATGAGAAGATACTGTTGATTATGGCTGTCTTTTTTTTATGTAAACTAAATTATATTAGCCCACTTCGTTACTCACCTTTAGGAGTATTCAGCTCTGACTCTGAAAAAGCTTTAGATGACACAACAGGAGCCTAGAGGTGTGGCatcattaatcaatttttcatctTGGCAAACTATGAAATCTGTAAAAAGAGAAATACATTCTATATCACAGCTGTTGGTTTGTAGAACTTTGAAGAGAATGgaatataattcaattaattcctataatgaatagataaatgaacATCTATTAATTTCTGCTTGAATAGGCTTCAAACTTTTAGAACTACTGAATTTCCAGttagtttttcattttaaatcagTTTGCTGCAAAAAATGAGGCCACAATGttgattattgaaattgttttgttatttgaaagtaggcctactgattgatattcttttcttttcttgCTCAATACTCACCTATACAAGTATTTAGCTCTGACTCTGACAATGCTGTGAATGACACACTGCTGGAGTCTAATGGTGAGATGTCATCAATCAAGTTATCATCTTGGCATACTTCGTGATCTGTAACATGTAAAATCTGTACTGTTGTCAAATGATGAAATTTGAAGGGTATGAAATTTTAATATAGGCTAATCATACTTTGAAATGTTTGAGCCAGATTACTATCACTTGGGAAGAATAATAGTGAGATAGAACAGAGAGATATAGTGAGATAGAACAGAGATAACATACATAGAACAGAGAGATAACATGAATAAAAAAGTGTTTGGGACAGAAGAAACCTTTGGATTATCAAGAGATTCACTTTCACATTCTTCTAAGGCAATGCTTCTTAAGCTGTCACAATCAGTTGGTGGGCCTATGCCATCATCACAATCTAacctgaaaaatgaataataattattccatttatGTAACTCATTATAATACATTCTttacaaacataattataaatgtGTCTTATGATATTTCATGAATTAGCATTGTGGATTCAAAATTCCTAGTTTATCAATTTGGTATCAAAATATCCATGTTTGCAAGCAATAACAGCATGAGaccttattttttgaaaaattttaaacaaATCTGAAAGGAAATATTAAGGGCTACAAAGCCTATCTCTTCTTTCCAATCATTCAATGACATTCAGTGATTATATTCAtcattgataaatcaataaataaatgataggCTACTGATTTATTGAAGACTTACCTTATACCCAGTTTCAGCAGCATTTGATGTCCACGGCTGAAATTGCTCATGACTTGGCAAAAACATTCAAAAGTAAAAAGTTATGCAAATGAAAATCTTAAATCGTACTAGAATTACTTTTTCCAATTTAATTCAAGAGGTAGGCTACATTACACAATTTTCAAGCATGGAAATTGTAACCTCAAAATAGTAACAAATTCAACTGACAACAGGAAATGCTACAGAGTAGCcaacaaaacaatacaaaattccaGTCAAAAGCTGTAGTAGTAACTGAGTTGCGAACTACTTTACTGGCAAATTGATGCATTCTGGTTGATATCTCCAGTACAACACTGTAGTAAATACTTACGACAGTCTTCTACTGGCATCTGAttataattacagaaaataaaataacgaaTTATGTCAAATATCTTGTTTTCAAGCTAGAGAAGACATACGACAGTTTTATACTAGAAACTAACATCATTTTTGAATGTCAGGATGGCAATAactcaaaaatgataaaaattgacTTACAACAGTATTTTACTGGGAGTGCGAAATTCACTATGTCAAGGTGCaataattgaactttatcatcaatcaattgaatatcttgatcaagcaattcggcaattcttcaatggattttggggctaGAAAATAAGGGGCTTGAAGTATTTTGAGCTGATTATATATGTATTTGATGtgctgaattcaaatatgatttgaataaagttttttctAACAGctctacttttttatttttttaagttttttatgCTTTTCCTATATGCCCTAAATGCAATATTAGTGACCTTAATGAAGCATACACAAATAAAGCAAACACAGGATTTTATAtaggtattttttttatttcgtAGGTCAATAAAGGACAAAATAAactatagaaataattattgtagaaataataaaacaCCTGTCTTTACCTCACTCATCTCTTCATCAGAtcttaatgaaaaatattgattgatctCTGCAATTGAAGTCACTCAACACTTCTGAAGCTTCTTTTCCGTGACACTCTAGAATGCTGCTTCTTGGAGCAGTCTCTTCTCATACTCCAGTAGTAGTCTGCCATCATATGAGTATCCCATCTTCATTGATAGCGATCCTCCATAGTTTTTATGTCCTGGTGGAATATTTCGCCTTGTTCTTCACTGGTGTCTCCCAAATTCCCAGGGAACCGATCCGAATGACTGTTCAAGTAATGAACATGTTACAGCCAAGCTTTCTGAAGCTTGTGAGCATATTGTTCACTAGATTGACATAGTTCTCAGCTTTGTGCTTGCTTAGAAAATGTCTTATGTCCTCAACGAATGATGTCCATGCTTCTTTTTCTAATTCATTCATGGAATTGACAAAGGTAGGATCCTTTATAAGCTGTCTTATTTGTGTACCATCAAAGATACCAGCTTTCAGCTTTTGCTGGTGAACTAGCTCTGGTAGCTGGTGAAACGTTGGAACTGGAACTTCATCTGAATGGGGGATTGGTCATCTTGCTGAGGCTAAATCAAGATAATTCCATTTTTTGTGGTTGTTTTTGTTGATGCCAGTGATATTGTCATCAATGTGATTACTCGGTTCCCTATAAACCATAGGTATGCCAAATTTAAGACTTCCTTTTTCCTGTAGTCCACTGTCATAAATGTTCTGTACAGGTTTTGCAGACAATATGAGGTGCCCATGATTTTACTTGGTCACCAAGTCTGACACCAAAGTATCCATGATATGCAAATAAAGTCTGTTAAAGTCTTGATAAAGTCTGTGACACTTTTTCTGTTCTCTTTAAATGTATACTCACCACATATGTTGCAAAACACATTGAAATGATTTATACAACCTCTTCTACTGGAACTCATATTTAACCACGACAACACAGTCAAACAGTCTTAGTATATATCAATTTAAAGCACACAACAATTTAAACATGAAGTTTATTCAATGAAATCTTTAATCTGCACTTGAATACTACACAAAGTAAATAAACAACAAGCCTTCACAGTCAGAACTTTGCAACTAACCTCAATCAGAGTTGAAGCTAAAAGGTTACCTGAAAGCAGCACCCATAGATAGCAGCactagttaggttaggttaggttaacaACTCAGCTGTACTACAGTAAGCATTGGTATATGAACTATAATATAGTATCTGATATAGCAACATTGTAAGATGAACTGGTAGCTTACTGAAGGAACGAACTTTTTTTGCGCTGCTGTctgttacaataaaaaattggttGATATGAGAATATTCCGAAATATACATGATAATACATGAATaagagtattttttatttaagttGTATAGAATTCTATTGAAAGAAACATTGAGAACATGCTAACAATGAAGGAACcaactattaattaattttctggtattaatattttaatgcaaataatagaaaaatgttaTGGGGTGATCATGTGGTATCTAAAAAAGTATAGCTGATAGCAAAAAATGggtttcatattatttgaattcagCGCCTCAAACATAGTAATAATCAGCTTAAAAAACTTGGGTaccaaaaaaaaacacattgaaATGATTTATACAACCTCTTTTTTAGGTCTGTGTAATATTACTGAGTttatatattcatcaaatgattCCATTTGGCAGGTCATATCTGAAAACATATTTAACTATAAGTCAGTATGGTATGATCAGCATAtataatcaattgtaaaatattgtcacaaagtgaatttttgtgacggatggagagccaTCGAATAGTGTAaaattagcgaatttattctgttttagaataggaataggatcgactgccggatatattttgttagatttgcagTTGTGTATATGCACATTATCACCATCGTCGCCAATCCCTATGAATCAGCAGCAGCcgtatcatcaaaacgataagcggctaccgagtcgggttggtattgctcttcatgaaatttctggaatagaaatattttttaccGGCCTGATTTAGTATAGCAAttactatcattgtcatcatttgctgcacccttaacatcaggagcagctgaatcaaaccctgtcacatgaccagtggcgtgattgtcttttcagactctcattggtcaggaagctcttttcccccggcctcctaattttcagcgacccggtgcagcttcaagaagacctgggagagaggcagttgttcggtgaatgggttcgtgtacggctgcgttccgagcggcgctcctaatagtggtgtactagagggttaatattctattctgtattttagtgaatggaatattatatgtcgaattgccgactgtatttgaagatagaacttcctgggggattttctttcttgttggttatttttcctaaattcgtatcactgggggtgaacgagttatccttggttttgaaacctgtaagggatctcaagtttgtgctacagatagttgagtggggaatttagctaggctcttaaagcggattatttttgagggcttaattcttaagtctcgactctgtcgcttcacgacgtttttaacTTATAgtacgggaagtgggaatcggttcgctattctccgtatcagtatccacgtcgattcaggtaattgtatgtcaggactggtagtccgtatatttttccttctctgtagtaaggtggtcttcagtttaaagagtaatttttctccattgaatttttattcttgtagggaaatcgctgtcctttttgagaatagttttactcaattaatttttattcttgtgggaaaatccctgttccttttgagaaaagttttctcgattaatttttatccttgtagagagattattatcatttatggtaaattttccttgcttagttttcatactatagagtggccctgtattttaaattcgcttagcagtttcagacttgctgtaattccaagtaggggaattccaatcatttccttgagaactcaggtacagcttgaggacttcctcgccgaagtttctagactgcggcatcctttctctttctttctcttaattcttcctgtgttaaaatccttcctgatctcagttccagattcgagatcgtcctagtcgcgggttttcagacccgcgaatcctttctaaaattcttagaaacctgtcttctttaatagcaaatattatttgctggttttccctgtggaaaattcacgaattttcccgtgatctcagttgcaaattagagatcgatcttgtggtagtccttagactggcaattacttggaaaagtctattgaaatcttttcctgaattaggagtctctgactcgatattttccttgtggaaaatcctggaagaatcctttcctaccctgacaatgacagactgttgtcttcccgatattattctacagactgtgtctgttaaaaatcttttctatcctctcataatagtcgacatactgactaattatttaaaagcgtttcggacgattgagagtgattcccatacccttaagggcagtcacagattggcccttaataaccggcgcgcagtcatcagattagcgcggaaatcctgtttagcagtttcagaattgctgaaaatcctttcgcagctgcaggctcgcgattcagaaatctgacacccgaaacctcatcctCCAAACTTTAGTAatcatataattgaaatttatatactgtatttagctagcaggtccagcttgctgagagctagagcgcaattctcagattgcggattattgagcagatatttatttgctgtagagtataataatcttattattgattctcttttCCCTATACCCtgtaccgtatacctcataccctgcaccctattctctataaCTTACACCCTATATCGTGCTCTATTTGACGATATCTTAAATACCACTAACAACTCCATAGTTCCGCCATACCGTTACTCCAAAGccctcaccttaaaccccatagaaaaaccacatcccggtGTAGTATGCGCAGATCGCCCGCTATGTACAGATGTACCATAGGCGAAAGCATGAGTTAGCACAGTGCAGctagtgaagagagagatagtctATGCGGAGATGGACCATCGATGACGTCACAGTGTCATACGTCACACGCACAGTCGACTCCCTTCTCATCGATCTCTCTCATTCTAGACTGTTGCGCGCGCATTCTCACAAATGCAATCAGCATTCACGCACTCGCATTCCCACTTGAAACTTCcagctgatttttactgaaaGAAAACCAGTTTGCGCTATGTACAGATGTACCATAGGCGAAAGCATGAGTTAGCACAGTGCAGctagtgaagagagagatagtctATGCGGAGATGGACCATCGCAGTGTCATACGTCACACGCACAGTCGACTCTCTTCTCATAaatctctctcattctagaCTGTTGCGCGCGCATTCTCACAAATGCAATCAGCATTCacgcactatagtgaggtccacgttttaatggcagtgtgtgatttgcaatggtgttgctatcaacACTTtctttattacaaataaaatatgattaactattttcaacaataatgaacagttaaattcatcagataaacctgtatcagctgtttgggtggcaaggctgagatctggcaacccttttctcctatcttcctacactgccattataacgtggacctcactatagcattctcacttgaaacttccagctgatttttactgaaataaGACCAGTTGAAATGAGTACAAACATCTTGTGATGTACCCTCCCCTCTCAACAGCCACCGtttcataaaactaatttttattattattgttctcattttctcattcctcccagatctttttctttcagcacacaagttagaatagaatagaatagaaataatgctttaatcttcaaatttgcaacatacaatgaatgagaaaacacaCATTTATACGGCTTGATTAAACAATCGTCAGCCGGAAAGTCGGTAAAAcccaataatactattattacataaatcaaagctatgcagaatgttcttttaaatagtgaaacaaaaacagaaaaaacaaccttagaaacaaaataaatcagtaatgttgaattcaataaagtgaatattccataaattagttttaatagtaacctacattctaaacaaaatccattaatttcataaaaagaaagctatactttttatattatgataataactgTCAGCAGTTGGGAAATCATAACATAGAATTAATATTCCCTTTCATTTCGTCTTCCTATGATGTCCTCCTGAGAATAATCGAATAacctatattgtattatattataacacgATACTTCTACCCAACTcagattcaataaataagtttcaatttattatactaaGTTACCAGTTGAACTCCTGTGTAAGTAATCGCCTATAACGCCAGGCATCTCTACAGTTTTTAGGAGGCCAACCCTACCCAATCTCTTCCATTCATAAAAGAAACGAAATCATCCCTTGATAGCTCCCCAATTCCAAAccattttcttctccattctcttaAACAAGGACATCGAgctatgaaatgataaatatcctCAATTTCTTTCAGATTACACATGGAGCAAACATAATTCCCATCAGCAACCCATGGCTTGTAGTTTAAATGGATCAGTTCACCCCTTGCTTTAAGTATCCACCTCATGACccacatttcataattataatttttgtcaccCAGTTCCAAATTGAGAGTTTTGTACCATGTGTGGAAACGCCCATCTTGAGCATCCCGCAAAAAAATTTCCCTATGCATCTTGTTCAAACCTGtgattattcttttaaatgagtCATCCCAATTAACTTCGTACTCATAATTTATACCAATTTGATTACTTAATTTCTTCCACTCTTTGAACCAGAAACATTTCTTTTGAATAACTTGTTGAGCCAGGAATTTAGGGAGcctttcatctttcattttcataactcttagaATATAATTGTAATGGAGTCTAAGGCAATATTCGAATAGAGGTGTTAGTTGAGTTTCAATAAACAACATATAATTCGGTGTATTTATTGGAAGTGCAAAAATCTTCTTGATGAAAAGGCGCTGCAACTTTTCTACACTATCATATTGTCTAAAACCCCACACCTGTGCTCCGTAACACAAGATCGCCCTTGCACAAGCTTTGAACAACTTACATTTGGCTGAAAAATCTACACTACTACTATTTAAAATACCTTTCCATGCCACATTCAATGCTAATTTTGCCTTGTCTAATTTATCACTCACTTGAGCTTCAAAATTCAAGGTTGGAGTTAGAACTACCCCCAGATATTTATACCTGTTGACACACTCTatctgctcatttttatatgtccATTTCTCGCTCCTAGCCATTTTTCCCCCGTTCCTGAAAACCATTACTTTTGACTTATCTAAATTAGCTCTTAAATTCCACCTTCCACAGTAACGCTCTAAATTGTTTATCATGTACTGGAGTCCCACTGGCGAGTCCGAAATCAAAGCTATGTCATCGGCATACAATAAAACCCTAATCCTCTTACCACCTATTATTTATCCTCCCCCTAATTCATCATGTAAGTCATTCATAAATAGGGAAAAAAGCAACGGGCTCAACAAACAACCTTGCCTCAAGCCTGACTTCGTTTCAAAACGGGAGAGACCCCCATTGGCAGTACACCATACACTAGAAGTTGTGCCTTCATTCAATGccctcaaaatattcaatgtccTTGTTGAGAGACCTAAGAGACTAAGCTTATAAAATAGTGCATTCCTATCAATTGAGTCGAACGCGGCAGAGTAATCCACAAAAAAGCAATATAGTCCTACCCCTTTTTTTCAGCCAGCCGCAGACTAATGATGGATGTTAGGGcgaatatattatcaatggtCGAGTACCCCTTACGAAAGCCAGCCTGAAACTCGTTCAAGATTTTATCTTCCTCCACCCAGCAGTTGAGTCTATTAAGAATTAACCctgcaaatattttgaaaaatgttgataaaaactAATGCCTCTGAAATTAGCTACTACATCGCACTCACCCTTCTTCAAAAGGGGAAAAATATTGACGACTTAAAGCTATGTGGGACTCTACCTGATGTAAATATAGAATTGTAGACATTCAGCAATTTGTTTAGAAAGTTATCAGGTGCATTTTTATAATACTCGAATGGGATCTGATCTTCACCAGgcgctttattattttttactaattttaaaaCTCTACTCAGCTCTTCCCTACTAAAATCTCTATCTAATCTGTTGTCAACTATGTAAGGTTCAGCATAGAAATGAGGTAAAGCTAACATTTCGGGATTCAAGATGTGTTGGAAATAGTTTACCCAGTCTTGAGGAGTTATGgcgttatttacaatattattccttaatttaaatttattcagtgCTTGCCAAAAGTCCCTAGAGTTTTGTGCggcagaaattgaatttattagagtcttCTCATAGCTTTTACGTTTCTcgtaacatatttttttaaatttatttctctcATATAAGTACAATTTTCTAGTGCAATCATTATCGATACGGTGATACAA
The sequence above is drawn from the Nilaparvata lugens isolate BPH chromosome 2, ASM1435652v1, whole genome shotgun sequence genome and encodes:
- the LOC120349674 gene encoding uncharacterized protein LOC120349674, which translates into the protein MPVEDCHHEVYQVEDLADDTPPPGASVSDEDCADDPEKDPDYNNNLDVLFSSDSSGTKEISAIDPTTDTPFAEDLLDMNKISRDEQAINESNIDNGEESQFVDTSHEDPSISFNKNATDSSESCQLLPQTFEEPRAQGISENKDENDELNPGKNCKKRVRKPDTWKDNLKKMKRNSGQSYTTKGGP